Proteins found in one Streptococcus criceti HS-6 genomic segment:
- a CDS encoding HAD-IA family hydrolase: protein MKFHDYIWDLGGTLLDNYETSTQAFCQTLKEFGLEADHDQVYAKLKVSTDAAIAYFIPNQPAFRAHYKSREAQALAEPVLFTGAKELLAKIVDQGGRNFMISHRNHLVLDILKKAGIDQYFTEVVTSESGFARKPNPESMLYLKHKYAMTSTLAIGDREIDWQAAQAAGIEALLFDGKKSLLETVV, encoded by the coding sequence ATGAAATTTCACGATTATATCTGGGATTTAGGCGGCACTCTACTTGATAATTATGAGACCTCAACACAGGCCTTTTGCCAAACCTTAAAGGAGTTTGGCCTAGAGGCTGATCATGATCAGGTTTATGCTAAATTGAAGGTTTCGACAGATGCAGCCATTGCCTATTTCATTCCTAACCAACCAGCCTTTCGGGCCCACTATAAGAGCCGTGAGGCACAAGCCTTGGCAGAACCGGTTCTCTTTACAGGTGCTAAAGAATTGTTGGCAAAGATTGTTGACCAGGGTGGACGAAATTTTATGATTTCCCACCGAAACCATTTAGTCTTAGATATCCTTAAAAAAGCAGGAATTGACCAGTATTTTACAGAAGTTGTAACCAGTGAGTCAGGATTTGCCAGAAAGCCTAACCCTGAATCTATGCTTTATCTTAAACATAAATACGCCATGACGAGCACTCTGGCTATTGGCGATCGCGAAATTGATTGGCAAGCAGCCCAAGCAGCAGGAATTGAAGCTCTGCTCTTTGATGGAAAAAAATCATTATTAGAAACGGTAGTATAA
- a CDS encoding FtsW/RodA/SpoVE family cell cycle protein — MPRKRKRPLDSRIDYTVILPVFLLILIGMVAIYTATDHDYPKTVLSVMIQQVVGVVIGCAIAFVVMFFNVERLWKLTPYLYGVGLALMVLPLFIYSPALVASTGAKNWVSIGSVSLFQPSEFMKISYILMLARMGVWFKDEYKDEEPSLKKDGRLILIYFGITVPVLLLLLLQKDLGTAMVFLAILAGLIVLSGVSWRLILPTILVAGLGFGLFLLIFTSDWGKEWLYHMGMETYKINRVAAWLDPFGYESGIAYQQVQGLISIGSGGLFGKGFNVAELSVPVRESDMIFTVIAEDYGFIGAVIVILLYLILIFRMIRITIESNNVFNTYIATGFIMMILFHVFENIGAAIGVLPLTGIPLPFISKGGSSLMSNLIGVGLILSMSYQNSLVKERRIDEGLSRQNWNKYWI; from the coding sequence ATGCCAAGAAAAAGAAAACGACCCTTAGATAGTCGGATTGATTATACGGTAATTTTACCAGTCTTTCTGCTAATTTTAATTGGAATGGTAGCAATATATACAGCAACCGATCACGACTATCCTAAGACAGTTTTATCAGTCATGATTCAGCAGGTCGTTGGAGTTGTTATCGGTTGTGCGATCGCTTTTGTGGTCATGTTTTTCAATGTTGAACGGCTTTGGAAGTTGACCCCTTATCTCTATGGAGTGGGTCTGGCTTTAATGGTTCTACCTCTCTTTATTTATAGTCCGGCCTTGGTGGCCTCTACTGGGGCGAAGAACTGGGTCAGCATTGGTTCAGTCAGTCTCTTTCAGCCATCAGAATTTATGAAGATTTCCTATATTCTGATGCTAGCTCGAATGGGAGTCTGGTTTAAGGACGAGTACAAGGACGAAGAGCCATCTTTGAAAAAAGACGGTCGTCTGATTTTGATTTATTTTGGTATTACTGTCCCTGTTCTCTTGCTTCTGCTTTTGCAAAAGGACTTGGGGACTGCGATGGTCTTTTTGGCTATTTTAGCAGGGTTGATTGTTCTCTCGGGGGTATCTTGGCGACTGATCTTACCTACCATCTTGGTGGCGGGTCTAGGTTTTGGTCTCTTCCTCCTCATTTTTACCAGCGATTGGGGCAAGGAATGGCTCTATCACATGGGGATGGAGACTTATAAGATTAATCGGGTGGCAGCTTGGTTGGATCCTTTTGGCTATGAATCTGGCATTGCCTACCAACAGGTTCAGGGATTGATTTCTATCGGCAGCGGTGGCCTATTTGGGAAAGGGTTTAATGTTGCAGAGCTCTCGGTGCCAGTGCGCGAATCTGATATGATTTTCACGGTGATTGCAGAAGATTATGGTTTTATTGGAGCTGTGATCGTAATTCTGCTCTACTTGATTTTGATTTTCCGAATGATCCGGATTACTATCGAATCAAATAATGTCTTTAATACCTATATTGCGACCGGTTTCATCATGATGATTCTCTTCCATGTTTTTGAAAATATCGGAGCAGCCATCGGCGTTCTTCCTCTGACAGGGATTCCTTTGCCCTTCATTTCAAAAGGGGGATCATCACTTATGTCAAATCTGATTGGGGTTGGTTTGATCCTCTCCATGTCCTACCAAAACTCCTTAGTCAAGGAGAGACGGATTGATGAAGGATTGAGTCGACAAAATTGGAATAAATATTGGATTTAG
- a CDS encoding YeiH family protein has protein sequence MKTLQAYLPGFALTAVLAVIAMILGNFFPLIGSSVFAISLGILINNTLGVKDTLKLGVAYSGKKILQYSIIVLGFTMSIQQVSKTGISSLKISITTILISFLVSYLIGHWLKMSKNLETLIGFGTAICGGSAIAAASPILEAEDDEIALSMSTIFLFNILAVFLFPALGHLMQMSDGNFGLWAGTAVNDTSSVVAAGYSYSQKAGDFATIVKLARALMIVPTCLILAGIKFYQSKKSQQNFSFKKIFPWFILWFVVTSVLSSVGIFPKFAIPYAKSLSQFLMAMALSGIGCKVSFQQFRRAGHKPLVTGLVTWAAVAGSSLILQYFVF, from the coding sequence ATGAAGACTTTGCAAGCCTATTTACCTGGCTTTGCCCTGACAGCAGTTTTAGCGGTCATTGCGATGATTTTGGGGAACTTTTTCCCCTTAATTGGCTCAAGTGTTTTCGCTATTAGTTTGGGAATTTTGATTAATAATACTCTGGGTGTGAAAGATACTCTGAAACTGGGCGTTGCCTATAGCGGGAAGAAAATTCTTCAGTATTCCATTATTGTCTTGGGATTTACTATGTCCATCCAGCAGGTATCTAAAACTGGCATTTCTTCCTTAAAAATTTCGATTACGACAATCTTGATTTCCTTTTTAGTTTCTTACCTAATTGGTCACTGGCTTAAGATGTCCAAGAATTTAGAGACTTTAATTGGTTTTGGGACGGCTATTTGTGGGGGATCGGCCATTGCAGCGGCTTCGCCAATTTTAGAGGCTGAGGATGATGAGATTGCTCTCTCTATGTCAACCATTTTCCTATTCAATATTTTAGCAGTCTTTCTCTTCCCTGCTCTAGGTCATTTGATGCAGATGTCGGATGGCAATTTTGGTCTTTGGGCAGGAACTGCCGTCAACGATACGTCTTCAGTGGTGGCAGCTGGTTACAGCTACAGTCAAAAAGCAGGAGATTTTGCGACTATCGTGAAATTGGCCCGTGCCTTGATGATTGTACCGACCTGCTTGATTTTGGCGGGAATTAAATTTTACCAATCCAAAAAGAGCCAACAAAATTTCTCTTTTAAAAAAATTTTTCCTTGGTTTATTCTCTGGTTTGTCGTAACCTCAGTCCTGTCTTCGGTGGGGATTTTTCCGAAGTTTGCGATTCCTTATGCTAAATCGCTGTCCCAATTCTTGATGGCTATGGCTTTATCTGGAATTGGCTGTAAGGTTTCCTTCCAACAATTCAGGAGAGCCGGACATAAGCCCTTGGTTACGGGTCTCGTTACCTGGGCTGCAGTTGCAGGGTCTAGTTTAATCTTGCAATATTTTGTCTTTTAA
- the gyrB gene encoding DNA topoisomerase (ATP-hydrolyzing) subunit B, which produces MTEENKNRQELAQQYDASQIQVLEGLEAVRMRPGMYIGSTSKEGLHHLVWEIVDNSIDEALAGFASHIEVFIESDDSITVVDDGRGIPVDIQEKTGRPAVETVFTVLHAGGKFGGGGYKVSGGLHGVGSSVVNALSTSLEVKVHKNGKIHFQEYKRGLVVADLKVIGDTDKTGTSVHFTPDPEIFTETTEFDFDKLAKRIQELAFLNKGLKISITDKREGKEQSQVYHYEGGIVSYVDYLNENKEVLFDQPIYTDGEMDGISVEVAMQYTGTYHENVLSFANNIHTHEGGTHEQGFRTALTRVINDYARQNKLLKEKDDNLSGEDVREGLTAIISVKHPNPQFEGQTKTKLGNSEVVKITNRLFSEAFSRFLLENPQIAKKIVEKGVLASKARIAAKRAREVTRKKSGLEISNLPGKLADCSSNDASQNELFIVEGDSAGGSAKSGRNREFQAILPIRGKILNVEKASMDKILANDEIRSLFTAMGTGFGAEFDVSKARYQKLVIMTDADVDGAHIRTLLLTLFYRYMRPVVEAGYVYIAQPPIYGVKVGSEVKEYIQPGADQETKLQEALDRYTQGRSKPSVQRYKGLGEMDDHQLWETTMDPEHRLMARVSVDDAAEADKIFDMLMGDQVGPRREFIEENAVYSTLDI; this is translated from the coding sequence ATGACAGAAGAAAATAAAAATCGTCAAGAATTGGCCCAACAATATGATGCCAGCCAAATTCAGGTTCTAGAAGGTCTAGAGGCTGTTCGGATGCGGCCTGGTATGTATATTGGTTCAACCTCTAAGGAAGGGCTGCACCACTTGGTTTGGGAAATTGTTGATAACTCCATTGACGAGGCCCTAGCTGGTTTTGCAAGTCATATTGAGGTTTTTATCGAATCTGATGATTCCATTACCGTTGTTGATGATGGTCGGGGAATTCCGGTTGATATTCAAGAAAAAACAGGCCGTCCGGCAGTTGAAACAGTCTTTACAGTCTTGCACGCTGGAGGTAAATTTGGCGGAGGCGGTTACAAGGTTTCTGGTGGTCTCCACGGTGTTGGGTCTTCTGTCGTTAATGCGCTTTCAACCTCTTTGGAAGTTAAGGTCCATAAAAATGGTAAAATTCATTTCCAGGAGTACAAGCGCGGCTTGGTTGTTGCTGATCTGAAGGTTATCGGGGACACTGATAAAACAGGGACAAGTGTTCACTTTACACCAGATCCAGAAATCTTCACAGAAACAACTGAATTTGATTTTGATAAACTGGCTAAGCGGATTCAAGAATTAGCCTTCCTTAACAAGGGGCTCAAGATTTCTATTACCGATAAGCGGGAAGGGAAAGAACAGAGTCAGGTTTACCACTATGAAGGTGGGATTGTCAGTTACGTTGACTACCTCAATGAAAACAAAGAAGTTCTCTTTGATCAGCCCATTTATACTGATGGTGAAATGGATGGTATCTCGGTAGAAGTAGCGATGCAGTATACTGGGACTTATCATGAAAATGTCCTCAGTTTTGCCAACAATATTCATACCCATGAAGGCGGAACTCATGAGCAAGGTTTCCGCACTGCCCTGACTCGGGTTATCAATGACTATGCCCGTCAAAACAAGTTGCTCAAAGAAAAGGATGATAATCTCTCAGGCGAAGATGTTCGTGAAGGTTTGACAGCGATCATTTCTGTTAAACACCCCAACCCTCAATTTGAAGGTCAAACCAAGACGAAACTTGGTAACTCGGAAGTGGTTAAAATTACTAATCGCCTCTTCAGCGAAGCTTTCTCACGCTTCCTTTTAGAAAATCCTCAGATTGCTAAGAAAATTGTTGAAAAGGGTGTTCTAGCTTCCAAAGCCCGGATTGCAGCCAAGCGTGCCCGAGAGGTTACTCGTAAGAAGTCAGGTTTGGAAATCTCCAACCTGCCCGGTAAGTTGGCCGACTGTTCTTCTAATGACGCCAGTCAAAACGAACTCTTTATTGTCGAAGGGGACTCGGCTGGCGGTTCAGCTAAGTCTGGACGAAATCGCGAATTTCAAGCCATCCTTCCAATTCGCGGTAAGATTCTTAATGTTGAAAAGGCCAGCATGGATAAAATTCTGGCCAACGATGAGATTCGCAGTCTCTTTACAGCTATGGGAACAGGCTTTGGGGCTGAGTTTGATGTCAGCAAGGCACGCTACCAAAAATTGGTTATCATGACCGATGCTGATGTCGACGGTGCCCACATCAGAACTTTACTCTTAACTCTCTTTTACCGTTACATGCGACCAGTTGTTGAAGCAGGCTATGTCTATATTGCTCAACCACCAATCTATGGGGTTAAAGTTGGCAGTGAGGTCAAGGAGTACATCCAACCAGGTGCTGATCAAGAAACTAAGTTACAGGAAGCTCTGGATCGCTATACTCAAGGTCGCTCTAAGCCAAGTGTACAGCGCTATAAGGGACTTGGTGAAATGGATGACCATCAACTGTGGGAAACAACCATGGACCCTGAACATCGCCTCATGGCAAGGGTTTCAGTGGATGATGCAGCTGAAGCAGATAAAATTTTTGATATGCTGATGGGAGATCAGGTCGGTCCTCGTCGTGAGTTTATCGAAGAAAATGCAGTCTACTCTACCCTAGATATTTAG